From Gigantopelta aegis isolate Gae_Host chromosome 11, Gae_host_genome, whole genome shotgun sequence, the proteins below share one genomic window:
- the LOC121385412 gene encoding putative malate dehydrogenase 1B has product MAKFVIAGRADCPYYVRTELLGDRLERNLSDFKVHKIVKQPDDWENWLREVCEEKGWDHSKSPLVWRELIDRGGKGVLIGGANEFQEYVQAYYDLESAMTSDDMLKCADENLQTKIEVDVDQKELKSQSTPLHVCVTNASQPVSYSLVTRIVSGEVFGEDAEIALHLLDEKKNADRLSGMELEVYDLAEPLLRQVYVTSDPREAFADCSVIILLDSVDRQEEETRESWLERNADHFSNYAKIINERAGRNCKVLLSGSGPINFNAYMMIKNAPNVPRQNIVGLSRLVENRAKAVMGEKLKVNTADVVNVIVWGSVNGCHYIDVSETRVHRYDGAIWGPPSFSVSAVEMVHNTAWLEKDYIELVKSRHVKVESAVGRKCALAEACAITSMLKHWMDGSPTGQIFSLAIFSEGWYDVPEDLVFSFPVTLDPKGYWNVVQDITLTDETKAKLKLSYTELIEEKQVMFPPPVVELQESAKVSETDTQSNKQQTPDQVASGGTETTEGGQSKEVKEGEQEVQGEQGVKEEDTEAKDKEEESEEQKDAKDDKSGDIEEEPSQ; this is encoded by the exons AACTGGCTGAGAGAAGTGTGTGAGGAGAAAGGCTGGGACCACAGCAAATCGCCTCTGGTATGGCGGGAGCTGATCGACCGCGGAGGGAAGGGCGTCCTCATAGGGGGCGCCAACGAGTTCCAGGAGTACGTGCAGGCTTACTATGACCTTGAGTCGGCCATGACCAGCGACGACATGCTGAAGTGCGCTGATGAGAACCTCCAGACTAAGATCGAGGTGGATGTGGATCAGAAGGAGCTGAAGTCGCAGAGCACGCCCCTTCACGTGTGTGTCACGAACGCGTCGCAGCCCGTGTCTTACAGCCTTGTCACCAGGATCGTCAGCGGGGAGGTCTTCGGAGAGGACGCCGAAATAGCACTTCATCTCCTGGATGAGAAAAAAAATGCTGACCGTCTGTCAGGGATGGAGCTGGAGGTCTATGACCTGGCCGAGCCTCTGTTGAGACAGGTCTACGTCACGTCGGACCCGCGGGAGGCTTTCGCCGACTGCAGTGTGATCATTCTTCTCGACAGTGTCGACAGACAGGAGGAGGAGACAAGAGAGAGCTGGTTGGAAAGAAACGCGGATCATTTCTCGAACTATGCCAAAATTATTAACGAAAGGGCCGGCAGAAACTGTAAGGTGCTTCTATCTGGGAGTGGGCCGATAAACTTCAATGCGTACATGATGATCAAGAATGCGCCGAACGTGCCCAGACAGAACATCGTCGGGTTGTCGCGACTGGTGGAGAACCGCGCAAAAGCCGTGATGGGCGAGAAACTGAAGGTGAACACCGCTGACGTCGTCAACGTGATCGTCTGGGGCAGCGTCAATGGGTGTCACTACATCGACGTCAGTGAGACGCGCGTCCACCGGTACGACGGCGCCATCTGGGGGCCTCCATCTTTCTCCGTGTCTGCAGTGGAGATGGTGCACAACACGGCCTGGCTCGAGAAGGACTACATAGAGCTCGTCAAGTCTCGCCATGTGAAGGTCGAGTCTGCAGTCGGACGCAAGTGTGCGCTGGCGGAGGCGTGCGCCATCACCTCGATGCTCAAGCACTGGATGGACGGATCTCCAACAGGGCAGATATTCTCTCTTGCCATTTTCTCAGAAG GTTGGTACGATGTGCCCGAGGACTTGGTGTTTTCCTTCCCGGTGACTCTCGACCCGAAAGGCTACTGGAATGTGGTCCAGGACATCACACTCACTGATGAGACGAAGGCCAAACTCAAACTTAGTTACACG GAACTGATTGAAGAAAAGCAAGTAATGTTTCCGCCACCGGTTGTCGAGTTACAAGAGTCGGCTAAAGTCAGCGAAACAGACACACAGAGCAACAAGCAACAGACGCCCGATCAAGTGGCGAGTGGGGGCACGGAAACGACAGAAGGAGGACAAAGCAAGGAAGTGAAAGAAGGAGAACAGGAAGTACAAGGAGAGCAGGGAGTGAAAGAGGAGGACACAGAAGCAAAAGACAAGGAAGAAGAAAGTGAAGAACAGAAGGACGCTAAAG ATGACAAGTCTGGTGACATTGAAGAGGAACCATCCCAGTAA